The genomic region ccttgggcagcctgatccagtgggatgtccctgcccatgacgggggggttggaactggatgatgtttaaggtcccttccaacctaaaccgtGCTATGTCTCTGCGACTCCGTGCCGGCCGCAGGCCCTCGGGGCTCCGGGGCTGAGGGCGGCCCCTGGCTCGGCGCCGCCGGTGGCTGCGGGCGCGGCTCCGCTCGGGCAGCGCGGGGAGCGCCCGGCCCGGCTCCAGCTCCCGCCCCGGCCCGCGGgagtgggggggagggggtcccGCACGCCGCTATATAAGCGGGTGCGATGGCAGCGCCGAGCGGCGCGGCGGGGCCATGGCGAGGGCCGgcgggctggggctgctggtgttgctgctgcTCGGACTGGGCGCGGGGCTGGCGGAGCCCGAGCCCCCCGGCGCGGCGTGCGGGAGGGCGTGCGGCGGGCGCTGCCCCCCGGAGCCGCCGCGCTGCGCCCCGGGCGTGCCGGCCGTGCTGGACGCCTGCGGCTGCTGCCTCGTGTGCGCCCGGCAGCGcgggcagagctgctcccccGCGCTGCCCTGCGACCGCGCCGCCGGCCTCCACTGCCAGCGCGGCCTCTGCGCCGGTACGGGCGGCGCGGCCCTACGGGCTCCGAgcggcgggggggagggacactgcagggctggagcgtgtccggaGAAGAGCGACGAGGCTGGGGAACGGGCTGGGGAACAAGggttacgaggagcggctgagggagctggggttgtttagcctggagaagaggaggctgaggggagacctcattgctctctacacctacctgaaaggaggttgtggagaggagggtgctggcctcttctcccaagtgactgggacaggacaagagggaatggccgcaagctccgtcaggggagaTTCAGCCTAGACATCAGAAAGATCTTTTTCTCcaaaaggatcattgggcactggcacaggctgcccagggaggtgattgagttcccatccctggaggtgtttaaaaaactgGTAGATGAGgcgctcaggggcatggtttagtggttgataggaatggttggactcggtgatcctgaaggtcttttccaacctagtgattctgtgattctctgattttgtgCTTATTCCACCAACATATCATGCTCAGTACATATTGCTGTATGAAATCGTACACTGAACGTCAAGTGATATCCCCTGAAATGCTGAAATGGGAATCCTGGGAGATATGATAATGAATTGCTGACAtttgaataatttaattttgctcAATTTGAATAATTTaactttgtttgtttggaaaaatcACAGCCCTAAAACAGGAAAGGTCAGGACTTTATATTTGGGGTCTgtttatcactgcctacaactacctgaaagggtgttgtagggaggtgggtgctggcctcttcacccaagtgataggcaaaaggatgagagggaatggcctcaagttgcaccagaggaggttcagattggacattaggaagaaatttcttcaccaaaaaggttatcaggcactagcagaggctgcctagggaggcggtggagtcaccatccctggaggtatttaaaatttagacaggcagatgaaatgcttaaggatatgatttagtagtgggcaggtacagttggacttgatgatctcaaaggtcttttccaacccaatggttctatgattctatggttttgtGATTCCAGGATCCTATGGTTCTATgggtctatgattctgtgactggcAGGGAGAGCACGGTGTAGTGGGAGGCACGAGAAGGGTGCTGGCTGCCCTCCCTTCTCCATGACATCCATTCGCTCTTTCCACTAGTGCTGGAGGGAGACAACTGCGTGTTTGATGGGATGATTTACCGCAACGGGGAAACGTTCCAGCCCAGCTGCAAGTACCAGTGCACCTGCCGAGACGGACAGATCGGCTGCCTGCCCCGCTGCaacctggacctgctgctcccCGGGCCGGACTGCCCGTTCCCCAGGAAAGTTGAAGTCCCTGGAGAGTGCTGTGAGAAGTGGATCTGTGACCCTGAAGATGAAGTGATTTTGGGAGGTTTTGCTATGGCTGGTGAGGAAACTAAAAGTATCGCGGGCATTGTGAGGAGGAGGTGATACCTTATTGGAAATATCCATGAGCTTGCCAAATTTAAGACACATTGTCTAGTAcggtcatttttttctgatgttttttcaCATCTAGAGTCACCAGTAAGTATACCAGTGATTATGACTAAAGGCACAGCTCAATGggtaagagaaaaatatatgcaGAGGATGCAGGTGTGTATCAGTTTTAACAGGTGGTTGACTTGAGTTAGTTCCCAGTTCTGAAATTGTTGTTTTATCTGGTGCAGGGCAGTGAGCAGAATAAAACAGGGGGCAGCTCATAATACTCCAAAtatttccctcctcccccccccccgggaaAAAAACTCAAAGCTGTGGTCTTGCTAGTTGCTCTGAAAGAATATGTTATTATATTCATAAATACTGTTATAACAGTTTAGTCtacaagagatttttttttgccccgGCTGAAATTCCCCAGCTATTACAAATGGTCAGCATGGTAGCTAAAATGCCAACAAATTTCTCCCTGTCTGTGCTAGAGCTCACATCATTATTTTGGCATTAAAAGCATTACAAAGTACTTGGATTTACAACTAAAGCAGTGGTTATAAACACAGTGAGCGGATCTGAGAAAAAACATCCCATTCCAAAATGTAAAACTTGTGAAGTGCCTTTGTGATTGAAAAAAGCTACATAATATATTCCCCCTGTTTTCTTATTGAATTGTGTCTCTGTCCCCTTTAAATTAGACTGTTAGTTCAACGTGAATAATAAGCTACTTTTAGTGAGCATTGACGGCACTGCATTCTCTTCCAGTCACTGCTCTTTGCAGTCTTAAGCAGTTAGTTATGCTGCAACTCAGCTAATCCATTTGAAAAACAAGTAAGGAAGAATCCAGGAAGAAAAGCTCTAATAACTTTTCAGAGTGCTATGAAGTGTCAGTTGTAAGGCACCTAAGGTATAAACAAAGAGCTTGTCACCTTTCTActacctttccttttctctgattTGTCTGACAGTGACGTGCTAATCCATAAAATGCCTACAGATGGATTATCTGTATTCTTTGTTGCAATGGCCATCCCTCCTGGGGGGCCACTTTTTTCGTAGATTTGCCAGGCAAAAAGCAAAAACGCTGTGTAGAGGGGCTTGCTAGCAAGAGCTGTGACTGACGTCTCAGTGGTGCTGCCTCACTCTGTTTATTCCTGTGATAACCACTGAACCAAACTATACAGTTAGCAGTATTTGCATAATATAGCTTAACCCTGCCATGAGGACAGGATGATGATCAGTGTTAGCTATGCCTTTGAGTAGCTGTGGTAAATCCTGGAAATTactttcttcctccctcaccACCATGACTCCAGCTATAATCTGTCAATAATTGACAAGATCAGGTGACTTTATGATTATCATAATAAAAGACTTTACTTTCATGCTCTTTATTAGTTTAGATAAATCATTCTGCCTCTCTCAAATCATATCtaatacaatttttttatgATGTATCTTTAGAACAGATTTGTGATGCATCTCCAATAGAAAGAGTAAGATTAAAGTAGAATTCTAAACTGGTTAAAAAATCGGCTTCCAGCTCTAGACTGGAGTGAACTGAATCTAAATGTTTAGCTGATTGCACTGATATACACTTTCCTGTTGTATTTATATGTAGGAAGTTACCATCCAGGGCTCCTGAAAAGGTACCTTTAAAAATTCCTAATTTCTGTCAAAAGCATGGATTTTGGACCTTTTTTTGTGtcacatttttcttcccagCTGTGGCAGAGCTCAATTAAATACTGGATTTTCACATGAGTTTTTCTTGTAATAAAGTTCTGTGAGGTTTTGTCTCCAGCCTACAGACAAGAGGCAACACTCGGGATTGATGTGTCGGATTCAAGTGCCAATTGTATTGAGCAGACAACAGAATGGAGTGCTTGTTCCAAAAGCTGTGGAATGGGCTTTTCCACCCGTGTTACCAACAGAAATCAGCAGTGTGAGATGGTGAGGCAGACACGGCTTTGCATGATAAGACCCTGTGAAAATGAAGAGCCATCCGATAAGGTATGCTGCAAAGAGTGGTAAGGGAGCAGAGTCTCTTCAGCTGTTAACTTCAGGGTTGTGCTATTATGGTCTAGAATGCTCCAGATGCAAGTGTATGTAAATTCACCTTTAAGCATACATGTAGCAAGCCTCATGTTTTTAGTAAGCATTAGACTTGCTGTGTTTGCTCAGCAGTTTTGTGCTGGATCTCCAGcaagttgagggaggtgattctgcccctctactccacatTCATTAGacctcccccaccccccggcCTCCTCCAGAGTACTACTTCCACGTCTGGAGTCCTCACTGCAGGAAAAACATGGACCTGTGGAAGAGAATTCAGAAGAGAGCCACAAAAATGAAATGAGCACCTCTCCTGCatggaaaggctgagagaatttggATTGTTGTACTTAAAGGGCACTtctaagaaagatggggacagactttttagtagGACCTGTTTTAAACTGAATAGATTTAAACTgatagatttagactagatataaggaaggaaTTTTCTACACTGAGgctggtgaaacactggaacaggttgcccagagaggtcgtagatgccctgtccctggaaacattcaaggtcaggttgggcAGGGATCTGAACAACCTGATTCTCCCACAACCTGACATCCCTTCTTATTGCAGGGGCTTGGGCTAGATGACCTTTattgggt from Phaenicophaeus curvirostris isolate KB17595 chromosome 3, BPBGC_Pcur_1.0, whole genome shotgun sequence harbors:
- the CCN3 gene encoding CCN family member 3 — encoded protein: MARAGGLGLLVLLLLGLGAGLAEPEPPGAACGRACGGRCPPEPPRCAPGVPAVLDACGCCLVCARQRGQSCSPALPCDRAAGLHCQRGLCAVLEGDNCVFDGMIYRNGETFQPSCKYQCTCRDGQIGCLPRCNLDLLLPGPDCPFPRKVEVPGECCEKWICDPEDEVILGGFAMAAYRQEATLGIDVSDSSANCIEQTTEWSACSKSCGMGFSTRVTNRNQQCEMVRQTRLCMIRPCENEEPSDKKGKKCVRTRKSMKAVHFEYKNCTSVQTYKPRYCGLCSDGRCCTPHNTKTIQVEFHCPHSKVLKKPMMLINTCVCHNNCPQSNNAFFQPLDPTSSEAKI